From a region of the Ardenticatena maritima genome:
- a CDS encoding YraN family protein, with product MRRAHLAEIGERLACDHLRAHGYDILARNWRCRQGELDIVARDADGYAFVEVKTRRGRTFGAPEEAFTPRKAARVRAAAHAWLAEHLGDQPVDWRIDLVAVELDARNVLKRITLYRFVEV from the coding sequence ATGCGCCGCGCACACCTGGCTGAAATTGGCGAACGACTCGCCTGCGACCATCTCCGCGCCCACGGCTACGACATTCTGGCGCGCAACTGGCGGTGTCGGCAGGGCGAACTCGACATCGTCGCCCGCGACGCCGACGGCTACGCTTTTGTGGAAGTGAAAACCCGCCGCGGGCGCACGTTCGGCGCTCCCGAAGAGGCCTTCACCCCCCGCAAAGCCGCCCGTGTGCGCGCCGCCGCGCATGCCTGGTTGGCGGAACACCTGGGCGACCAGCCCGTTGATTGGCGCATTGACCTGGTTGCCGTAGAATTGGACGCGCGCAACGTTCTCAAACGCATCACACTCTACCGATTTGTGGAAGTCTGA